In Aureibaculum algae, the following are encoded in one genomic region:
- the menD gene encoding 2-succinyl-5-enolpyruvyl-6-hydroxy-3-cyclohexene-1-carboxylic-acid synthase, with product MLYSQKELSQLIVESCVAYNVEHIIISPGSRNAPLTIGFTNHPNIKTYSIVDERCAAFFALGIAQQTRMPVAVVCTSGSALLNYYPAFAEAFYSNIPLIVISADRPKELIDIGDGQTIRQENVFENHSLFNANLRHGKAFEQENEKLISEAIQLAILKSGPTHINVPFDEPLYETCNSLSINNVEAKFMTIEEEIDFNLEEFSNIWNQSAQKIILIGANYPDELLQQQLNELVHDSSVLVFTENTSNLHHPKFINCIDKLIFSLQDVDFEQLKPDLLVTLGGMIVSKKIKQFLRKYQPKNHWHINSDNCLDTYHCLTHHFKMSGSLFFEQFINLIKPIESKYQKHWLTIKEERNSKHKQFVKDVAFSDFEVFDAVLNILPNASQLQLSNSSVIRYAQLYDNNPSIKVFCNRGTSGIDGSTSTAIGAASISKEQTIFITGDISFFYDSNALWNRYIPKNFRIILLNNGGGGIFKILPGPKKTNALDYFETKHHLNAEHLCKMYQLAYYKASTKEELFRQLDTFFEASEQPKLLEIGTPNAINDQVLKNYFNAIK from the coding sequence CTCCGGGCTCACGTAATGCACCCTTAACTATTGGTTTTACCAATCATCCTAATATAAAAACATATAGTATTGTTGATGAAAGGTGTGCCGCATTTTTCGCATTGGGTATTGCTCAGCAAACGCGAATGCCAGTAGCCGTAGTGTGCACTTCAGGTTCTGCGTTGTTAAATTATTACCCTGCCTTTGCAGAAGCTTTTTATAGTAATATTCCGTTAATTGTTATTTCTGCTGATAGACCTAAAGAGTTGATAGATATTGGTGACGGACAAACCATCCGTCAAGAAAATGTTTTTGAAAACCACAGTCTTTTTAATGCTAATTTAAGGCATGGTAAAGCGTTTGAACAGGAAAATGAAAAATTGATTTCTGAAGCCATACAACTCGCCATTCTTAAAAGTGGACCAACACATATCAATGTGCCTTTTGATGAGCCTTTATACGAAACATGTAATAGCTTATCTATAAATAATGTTGAGGCAAAATTCATGACTATTGAAGAGGAAATAGATTTTAATTTGGAAGAATTTTCTAACATTTGGAATCAATCAGCTCAAAAAATAATACTGATCGGAGCCAATTATCCCGATGAATTATTACAGCAACAATTAAATGAATTAGTACATGATTCATCGGTATTGGTATTTACAGAAAACACCTCTAACCTTCACCATCCAAAATTTATAAATTGTATTGATAAACTCATTTTCTCTTTACAAGATGTTGATTTTGAGCAACTAAAACCAGATCTATTGGTTACCCTTGGCGGGATGATCGTATCAAAAAAGATAAAACAATTCTTACGAAAGTACCAACCTAAAAATCATTGGCATATCAATAGTGATAACTGCTTAGATACATATCATTGTTTAACGCATCATTTTAAAATGTCAGGTTCACTATTTTTTGAGCAATTTATAAATTTAATAAAACCGATAGAAAGTAAGTATCAGAAACATTGGTTAACTATAAAAGAAGAACGAAATAGTAAGCACAAGCAATTTGTAAAAGACGTTGCCTTTTCTGATTTTGAGGTTTTTGATGCGGTATTAAATATACTACCAAACGCATCTCAATTGCAACTCTCAAACAGTTCTGTAATACGTTACGCTCAATTGTATGATAACAACCCTTCAATAAAAGTATTTTGCAACAGAGGCACAAGTGGTATTGACGGAAGCACTTCTACAGCTATTGGAGCAGCTTCTATTTCAAAAGAGCAAACCATTTTTATTACAGGTGATATTAGCTTCTTTTATGATAGTAATGCGTTGTGGAATAGATATATACCTAAAAACTTCAGAATTATTCTACTAAATAATGGAGGTGGAGGTATTTTTAAAATTTTACCTGGACCCAAAAAAACCAATGCGTTAGACTATTTTGAAACCAAGCACCATCTAAATGCAGAACATCTATGTAAAATGTATCAGTTAGCCTATTATAAAGCTTCAACTAAAGAAGAATTATTTAGACAGTTAGATACTTTCTTTGAGGCTTCTGAACAGCCTAAATTATTAGAAATAGGCACACCCAATGCGATTAATGATCAGGTCTTAAAAAACTACTTTAATGCCATTAAATAA
- a CDS encoding alpha/beta hydrolase, with the protein MKKIYSLLLVLTFSFAAFSQNISLEAFKSSELNGELNSTRTLKIYVPDSYQQDSTRVYPLAIVLDAEYLFDIYVANSKLFAAKDKAPEQIVVGIFQNQKNERKLDCAVDLNSMLTETSSKFYRFIKNELIGYIEHNYRISPFRTIVGNTITANFTNYFMVEPTPIFNAYVNINPRYSQDIADLFRGKVPTIDRHTYYYLNNGAFLGEEKNKNIESLYYVLKNFENDNFKYKYDTFDTSTTVSSMGQAIPGAIAHIFDMYSSISKEEFDTNIADLNPAEAIEYIEKKYVEIQYLFGANLKIRERDIFAIESIILDKEDGAYLEEFGKMINRLYPESPIGDYYIGQYYETGNNLKKALKYYKNGFAKISSEDPNSDGYYQNVERVLAKQKSLNNGQEIGDDFDEEIIESVEGDETGR; encoded by the coding sequence ATGAAAAAAATTTACTCGCTATTACTTGTATTAACGTTTAGTTTTGCTGCATTTAGCCAGAACATTTCGTTAGAAGCTTTTAAATCATCCGAATTAAACGGTGAATTAAATAGTACACGTACTTTAAAAATTTATGTACCTGATTCTTACCAACAAGACTCTACGAGGGTATACCCATTAGCTATTGTTTTAGATGCTGAATATCTATTTGATATTTATGTAGCCAACTCTAAACTTTTTGCTGCTAAAGACAAAGCACCAGAACAAATTGTTGTTGGTATTTTTCAAAACCAAAAAAACGAACGTAAACTTGATTGTGCTGTAGATTTGAACAGTATGCTAACAGAAACAAGTTCTAAATTTTATAGATTCATTAAGAATGAATTGATTGGTTATATTGAACATAATTATAGAATTTCACCATTTAGAACTATTGTAGGAAATACTATAACGGCAAATTTTACCAACTACTTTATGGTAGAACCAACACCAATTTTTAATGCATATGTAAATATTAACCCGAGATATTCTCAAGATATTGCAGATTTATTTAGAGGTAAAGTACCAACCATAGACCGACATACTTATTATTATTTGAATAATGGTGCTTTTTTAGGTGAAGAGAAAAACAAAAACATTGAGTCTCTTTATTATGTTTTGAAAAATTTCGAAAACGACAATTTTAAATATAAATATGACACGTTTGATACCTCAACAACTGTTTCTTCAATGGGGCAAGCAATACCAGGTGCTATCGCTCATATTTTTGATATGTATTCATCAATTTCTAAAGAGGAATTTGACACTAATATTGCCGATTTAAATCCGGCAGAAGCAATTGAGTATATAGAAAAGAAATATGTTGAGATTCAATATCTTTTTGGTGCCAATCTAAAAATTAGAGAAAGAGATATTTTTGCTATTGAGTCTATTATTTTAGACAAAGAAGATGGTGCGTATTTAGAAGAATTTGGTAAAATGATTAACAGATTGTATCCTGAATCTCCAATAGGCGACTATTATATTGGTCAATATTACGAAACAGGCAATAATTTAAAGAAAGCTTTAAAATATTATAAAAACGGATTTGCAAAAATATCATCTGAAGATCCTAACTCTGACGGATACTATCAAAATGTAGAACGTGTTTTAGCAAAGCAAAAAAGCTTAAATAACGGTCAAGAAATTGGTGACGATTTCGATGAAGAAATAATCGAGTCTGTAGAAGGTGATGAAACTGGACGCTAG
- a CDS encoding 1,4-dihydroxy-2-naphthoyl-CoA synthase yields MIQPDWKIVKKYEDITYKKSNGVARIAFNRPDVRNAFRPKTTSELYNAFYDAQEDTSIGVVLLSAEGPSSKDGIYSFCSGGDQKARGHQGYVGEDGMHRLNILEVQRLIRFMPKAVIAVVPGWAVGGGHSLHVVCDLTLASKEHAIFKQTDADVTSFDGGYGSAYLAKMVGQKKAREIFFLGRNYSAQEAFEMGMVNAVIPHDELEDTAYQWAQEILEKSPTSIKMLKFAMNLTDDGMVGQQVFAGEATRLAYMTEEAKEGRDAFLEKRKPNFEKKWLP; encoded by the coding sequence ATGATACAACCAGATTGGAAAATTGTAAAAAAATACGAAGATATTACCTATAAAAAGTCTAATGGCGTGGCCAGAATTGCCTTTAATAGACCGGATGTACGCAACGCATTTCGTCCAAAAACAACAAGTGAATTGTATAATGCTTTTTATGATGCACAAGAAGATACCAGTATTGGTGTTGTGCTACTGTCAGCAGAAGGACCTTCTTCAAAAGATGGTATTTATTCCTTTTGTAGTGGAGGAGATCAAAAAGCAAGAGGTCATCAAGGGTATGTTGGTGAAGATGGTATGCACCGCTTAAATATTTTAGAAGTACAGCGTTTAATTCGTTTTATGCCAAAGGCTGTTATTGCTGTGGTACCAGGATGGGCAGTAGGTGGCGGACATAGTTTACATGTAGTATGCGACTTAACATTGGCAAGTAAAGAACATGCTATTTTTAAGCAAACGGATGCTGATGTAACTAGTTTTGATGGTGGTTATGGATCAGCGTATTTAGCGAAAATGGTGGGGCAGAAAAAAGCAAGAGAAATTTTCTTTTTAGGCCGAAATTATTCCGCTCAAGAAGCTTTTGAAATGGGGATGGTAAATGCCGTTATACCGCACGATGAATTAGAAGATACCGCATACCAGTGGGCACAAGAAATTTTGGAAAAATCGCCAACGTCTATAAAGATGTTAAAATTTGCCATGAATTTGACGGATGATGGAATGGTAGGGCAACAAGTTTTTGCTGGAGAAGCCACAAGATTAGCCTATATGACAGAAGAAGCCAAAGAAGGCCGCGATGCCTTTTTAGAAAAACGTAAACCTAATTTTGAAAAGAAATGGTTGCCATAA
- the purU gene encoding formyltetrahydrofolate deformylase codes for MDSQIVTFLINCPDDKGLVAKITNFFYSKGFNILSCQQYVNSIENTYFMRIRLNAEGTHISKKELEANFLELAEPLNFNWSVNYGDRKPNVAILVSHTSHCLYDLLERQKEGDLDCTISMVISNHDKLRPIAEMFNIPYFYLPVTKGAKEKQEEEVIKLLEDHKIDLIIMARYMQILSSNFINSFPERIINIHHSFLPAFQGANPYKRAYERGVKLIGATAHYATEDLDEGPIIEQGVERVTHDCTPKTLKRIGADVERLVLAKAIKCHLQNQIIVANNRAVVFPESGE; via the coding sequence ATGGATTCGCAAATAGTAACATTTTTAATAAATTGTCCAGATGACAAAGGGTTGGTGGCAAAAATCACGAATTTTTTTTACAGTAAAGGTTTTAATATTTTAAGCTGTCAGCAATATGTAAATTCTATTGAAAATACATATTTTATGCGAATTAGATTAAATGCAGAAGGAACTCATATCAGTAAAAAAGAGCTGGAAGCTAATTTTTTAGAATTAGCGGAACCGTTAAATTTTAATTGGTCGGTTAATTATGGAGATCGCAAGCCAAATGTTGCCATTTTGGTTTCACACACCTCGCATTGTTTGTATGATTTACTTGAACGGCAAAAAGAGGGCGATTTAGATTGTACTATTAGTATGGTAATCAGTAATCATGATAAATTACGACCAATAGCTGAAATGTTTAATATTCCTTATTTTTATTTACCTGTTACCAAGGGAGCTAAAGAGAAGCAAGAAGAGGAGGTTATTAAATTGTTAGAGGATCATAAAATTGATTTAATTATAATGGCAAGATACATGCAGATTTTGTCTTCTAATTTTATCAATAGCTTTCCAGAAAGAATTATAAACATACACCATTCGTTTTTACCAGCTTTTCAAGGAGCTAATCCGTACAAAAGAGCTTATGAAAGAGGGGTGAAGCTTATCGGAGCCACTGCACATTACGCCACTGAAGATTTAGATGAAGGTCCTATCATTGAACAAGGTGTAGAGCGTGTTACGCATGACTGTACACCCAAAACATTAAAACGTATTGGAGCAGATGTTGAACGCTTAGTACTTGCTAAGGCCATTAAATGTCATCTTCAAAATCAAATAATAGTTGCAAACAATAGAGCTGTAGTATTTCCAGAATCTGGAGAATAA
- a CDS encoding fumarylacetoacetate hydrolase family protein — MKIICIGRNYAKHIEELANERPENPVVFLKPDSAILPKKMPFFIPAFSSDIHYEVEVLVKINKVGKHIESKFAHKYYDEIGLGIDFTARDVQAQCKEKGLPWEKAKAFDGSAVIGEFYPKENFDLENLKFQLSKNEVIVQNGNTNAMLWKIDDLIAYVSQFFTLKKGDIIFTGTPEGVGRVAENDILIGKLEDNEAFSIKIK; from the coding sequence ATGAAAATAATTTGTATAGGAAGAAATTATGCCAAACATATAGAAGAATTGGCAAATGAAAGACCTGAAAACCCAGTCGTTTTTCTAAAGCCAGACTCTGCAATTTTACCGAAGAAAATGCCATTCTTTATTCCAGCATTTTCTAGTGACATTCATTATGAGGTTGAGGTGTTGGTAAAGATAAATAAAGTAGGAAAGCACATTGAGTCTAAATTTGCTCATAAATATTACGACGAAATTGGTCTGGGTATTGATTTTACAGCTCGTGACGTTCAGGCTCAATGTAAAGAAAAAGGATTGCCATGGGAAAAAGCCAAAGCTTTTGACGGTAGTGCTGTTATAGGTGAGTTTTATCCGAAAGAAAATTTTGATTTAGAAAATTTAAAATTTCAGTTATCAAAAAATGAGGTTATTGTTCAAAATGGAAACACAAACGCAATGCTTTGGAAAATTGATGATTTAATAGCTTACGTTTCTCAATTTTTCACCTTAAAAAAAGGTGATATTATTTTTACAGGAACTCCTGAAGGCGTGGGTAGGGTAGCTGAGAATGATATTTTAATTGGAAAATTGGAAGACAACGAAGCGTTTAGCATAAAAATAAAATAG
- a CDS encoding CYTH domain-containing protein, with amino-acid sequence MALEIERKFLVKSDAYKKEAFKKLKIIQGFLSSVPERTVRVRIIGDLGFLTVKGIGNASGASRYEWEKEIPVNEAKELLKICEPGVIDKSRYLVKSGIHTFEVDEFYEENKGLVVAEIELSSEEETFTKPAWLGNEVTGITKYYNSALANNPYVNW; translated from the coding sequence ATGGCATTAGAAATTGAACGTAAATTCTTAGTCAAAAGTGATGCTTATAAAAAAGAAGCTTTTAAGAAACTAAAAATTATTCAAGGCTTTTTATCTTCAGTTCCAGAACGTACTGTACGTGTTCGAATTATTGGTGACTTAGGTTTTTTGACTGTAAAAGGAATTGGCAATGCTTCTGGAGCCTCTCGATATGAATGGGAAAAGGAGATTCCGGTTAATGAAGCAAAAGAGTTATTGAAAATTTGTGAACCCGGTGTTATTGATAAAAGTAGGTATTTAGTAAAATCAGGGATTCATACCTTTGAGGTTGATGAATTTTATGAGGAAAATAAAGGACTAGTAGTCGCAGAAATTGAATTATCCTCAGAAGAAGAAACGTTCACAAAACCAGCATGGTTAGGTAATGAAGTTACAGGCATTACTAAATATTACAATTCAGCCTTAGCAAACAATCCCTATGTGAATTGGTAA
- a CDS encoding M28 family peptidase, translating into MRQLLLFILPLTFTLTCFAQTDADKVKETVSKNDIEGHIYFLASDELRGRETGSPEIDIAAAYLANSFRRYGVKPADNGSYYQTVELEKVSAAKNINIELNSFTSDNLLPLAASNFDFNGDAIFLNYGLEEDYNKKDVKGKLVVVKAGTAEKSDPRSAFRAAQQKRELASKNGAMGIVELSSANAALWTQLSGYFGGEQIGLKSEDDKKLVHVWLQDTDGSIEKALRSSKRISGKLSVSGIHKKAIPSRNVVGMVEGTDPNLKNEFVIYSAHYDHNGVGKPNAENDSIYNGARDNAVGTVTVLSAAENIAKYPTKRSALFILFTAEEKGLLGSKWYVEHPVIPLEQMVYCFNSDNGGYNDTSIATIVGLNRTTVGQHIINAASEFGLKAIDDPAGEQGLFDRSDNVSFAAKGIPAPTFSLGFTAFDAEINKYYHQTADNPDTLDYDYLEKFFKSYVMACRLIANDPNTPFWTKGDKYYEIGEQLYKKK; encoded by the coding sequence ATGCGACAATTACTACTATTTATTCTACCACTCACTTTTACGTTAACATGTTTTGCTCAAACTGATGCTGATAAAGTAAAAGAAACTGTTTCTAAGAATGATATTGAAGGGCATATTTATTTTTTAGCTTCTGATGAATTGCGAGGAAGAGAAACTGGGAGTCCAGAAATTGACATTGCTGCCGCCTATTTAGCCAATTCTTTTAGAAGATATGGTGTTAAACCCGCAGATAATGGTAGTTATTACCAAACTGTTGAACTTGAAAAAGTAAGTGCAGCAAAAAATATTAACATAGAATTAAACAGCTTTACATCAGATAATTTGTTGCCATTAGCCGCTAGTAACTTTGACTTTAATGGTGATGCCATTTTCCTAAATTACGGGTTAGAAGAAGATTATAATAAAAAAGATGTTAAGGGTAAGTTGGTTGTTGTAAAAGCAGGGACCGCTGAAAAAAGTGATCCAAGATCGGCTTTTAGAGCTGCTCAGCAAAAAAGAGAACTCGCCTCAAAAAATGGAGCTATGGGTATTGTAGAATTAAGTAGTGCCAATGCTGCCCTTTGGACACAACTATCAGGATACTTTGGTGGTGAACAAATAGGCTTAAAAAGTGAAGATGATAAAAAATTAGTACATGTATGGCTTCAAGATACTGATGGGAGCATTGAAAAAGCATTGCGTTCTTCTAAAAGAATATCAGGAAAATTAAGTGTTTCTGGAATTCACAAGAAAGCCATTCCGTCAAGAAACGTAGTGGGAATGGTAGAAGGAACAGATCCTAACTTAAAAAATGAATTTGTTATTTATTCCGCTCATTATGATCACAATGGCGTTGGTAAACCTAACGCAGAAAATGATTCTATTTATAATGGTGCTCGTGATAATGCAGTGGGTACTGTTACTGTGTTAAGTGCTGCCGAAAATATTGCTAAATATCCTACAAAAAGATCCGCTTTGTTTATATTATTTACTGCTGAAGAAAAAGGGTTACTGGGTAGCAAATGGTATGTAGAACATCCTGTTATTCCGTTAGAACAAATGGTTTATTGTTTTAATAGTGATAATGGTGGTTATAATGACACTTCTATTGCAACTATTGTTGGATTGAACAGAACAACTGTTGGTCAACATATAATCAATGCAGCTTCTGAATTTGGTTTAAAAGCGATTGATGATCCTGCCGGTGAGCAAGGTTTATTTGACCGTTCTGACAATGTGAGCTTTGCTGCGAAAGGCATTCCGGCTCCTACATTTAGCTTAGGTTTTACCGCTTTTGATGCTGAAATTAATAAATATTATCATCAGACTGCTGACAACCCGGACACGTTGGATTACGACTATTTAGAAAAATTCTTTAAATCGTATGTGATGGCCTGTAGACTTATTGCAAATGACCCTAACACTCCATTTTGGACGAAGGGCGATAAGTATTATGAGATTGGTGAACAATTATATAAAAAGAAGTAG
- a CDS encoding competence/damage-inducible protein A: MNAEIITIGDEILIGQIVDTNSAFIAQELNKIGVSVYQITSVQDDKEHILKSLKEAEENADIIIITGGLGPTKDDITKHTLCDYFNDTLVLNEEVLKHVENLFKNYVSTPISDINRQQALVPSKALVLKNNFGTAPGMLMEKNEKVFISLPGVPYEMEGLITGEVVPYLQKKYNRPYIMHRTLLTYGVGESAIAERLDSWEDSLPKNIKLAYLPNLGKVRLRLTAKGFDENLLISEMLRLEKELVGYVKDIFVGFEGEESIETLIGKLLVAEHKTIATAESCTGGNIASMITSVAGASQYFVGSVVSYNERIKREVLGVSEKTIEEHSVVSAAVVEQMARGIQKLYKTDYAIAVTGNAGPTKDNTDKSVGVVFISILTPDGITTKEFNFGQPRQKVIERASVKALELLRIALLNTL, translated from the coding sequence GTGAATGCTGAAATAATTACCATTGGAGATGAAATTCTTATTGGTCAAATTGTAGATACTAATTCTGCTTTTATTGCTCAAGAATTAAATAAAATAGGAGTTTCTGTTTATCAGATTACTTCCGTACAAGATGATAAAGAACATATTTTAAAATCGTTAAAAGAAGCTGAAGAGAATGCAGATATCATCATTATTACTGGAGGATTAGGCCCAACGAAAGATGATATTACAAAACATACACTCTGTGACTATTTTAATGATACCCTAGTGCTTAATGAAGAGGTTTTAAAGCATGTAGAAAATTTATTTAAAAATTATGTTTCTACGCCAATTTCTGATATTAACCGCCAGCAGGCTCTAGTGCCTTCCAAAGCATTAGTTTTAAAGAATAATTTTGGTACAGCCCCAGGGATGTTAATGGAAAAGAATGAAAAGGTTTTTATTTCATTACCAGGTGTGCCCTATGAAATGGAAGGTTTAATTACCGGAGAAGTGGTACCTTATTTACAAAAGAAATACAATCGTCCGTATATTATGCATAGAACTTTGCTCACTTATGGTGTAGGAGAAAGTGCTATTGCTGAAAGATTAGATTCTTGGGAAGACAGCTTGCCTAAAAATATTAAATTGGCCTACTTGCCAAATTTAGGTAAAGTAAGGCTAAGGTTAACCGCAAAGGGCTTTGATGAAAATTTATTAATAAGTGAAATGCTAAGGCTTGAAAAGGAGTTGGTTGGCTATGTTAAAGATATTTTTGTGGGTTTTGAAGGAGAGGAATCAATAGAGACGTTAATTGGCAAATTGTTAGTTGCAGAGCATAAAACAATAGCTACGGCCGAAAGCTGTACAGGTGGAAATATAGCATCAATGATTACTTCTGTAGCCGGTGCCTCTCAATACTTTGTAGGATCTGTGGTGAGCTATAACGAACGTATTAAAAGAGAAGTTTTAGGAGTGTCTGAAAAAACAATTGAAGAACATTCTGTAGTAAGTGCAGCAGTGGTAGAACAAATGGCGAGAGGAATTCAAAAACTTTATAAAACGGATTATGCTATTGCGGTTACTGGTAATGCTGGTCCTACAAAAGATAATACAGATAAATCTGTAGGTGTTGTATTTATTAGTATTTTAACGCCTGACGGAATTACGACTAAAGAATTTAATTTTGGTCAACCTCGCCAAAAGGTGATAGAACGGGCTTCAGTAAAGGCATTGGAGTTGTTAAGAATAGCATTATTGAATACATTGTGA
- the rpmB gene encoding 50S ribosomal protein L28, which yields MSRVCELTGKKAMVGNNVSHSMNRTKRKFDANLMKKRFYIPEEDKWVTLKVSASALKNINKKGISAVIKEARANGFLKK from the coding sequence ATGTCAAGAGTTTGTGAGTTAACAGGAAAAAAGGCTATGGTAGGAAACAACGTTTCTCATTCCATGAATAGAACTAAAAGAAAATTTGACGCTAATTTAATGAAGAAGCGTTTTTATATTCCTGAAGAAGATAAGTGGGTTACTTTGAAAGTTTCTGCTTCAGCTTTAAAAAATATCAATAAAAAAGGCATATCTGCTGTAATTAAAGAAGCCAGAGCTAATGGCTTTTTGAAAAAATAG
- the rpmG gene encoding 50S ribosomal protein L33 encodes MAKGKGNRIQVILECTEHKESGKPGTSRYITTKNKKNTPDRMELKKFNPILKKMTIHKEIK; translated from the coding sequence ATGGCAAAAGGTAAAGGTAATAGAATTCAGGTTATATTAGAGTGCACGGAACACAAAGAAAGTGGTAAACCAGGTACATCTAGATACATTACTACAAAGAACAAAAAGAATACTCCAGATAGAATGGAATTGAAAAAATTCAATCCTATCCTAAAGAAAATGACTATTCATAAAGAAATTAAATAA
- a CDS encoding DUF4295 domain-containing protein: MAKKSVASLQTGAKRLTKAVKMVKSPKTGAYSFVESIMDPADVNDYFSKK, from the coding sequence ATGGCAAAGAAATCAGTAGCATCGTTACAAACAGGGGCGAAAAGATTAACAAAAGCAGTAAAAATGGTAAAATCTCCAAAAACTGGAGCTTATTCTTTTGTTGAATCAATTATGGATCCCGCTGACGTAAATGATTATTTTAGTAAAAAATAA
- the ftsY gene encoding signal recognition particle-docking protein FtsY, with product MSLFKKIFSKEKKETLDKGLEKSKTTFFSKLSKAVAGKSKVDDDVLDNLEEILVSSDVGVATTLKIIDRIEARVAKDKYLGTEELNKILREEIAGLLAETNVGNETEFTVPKDKKPYVIMVVGVNGVGKTTTIGKLASQFKKQGLKVVLGAGDTFRAAAIDQLQVWADRIGVPIIKQKMGSDPASVAFDTVQSAVNQDADVVIIDTAGRLHNKVNLMNELTKIKRVMQKVIDDAPHEVLLVLDGSTGQNAFEQAKQFTKATEVTSLAVTKLDGTAKGGVVIGISDQFKIPVKYIGVGEQVDDLQVFNKIEFVDSFFK from the coding sequence ATGAGTTTATTTAAAAAAATATTTTCAAAGGAAAAAAAGGAAACCTTAGACAAAGGCTTAGAAAAAAGTAAAACCACTTTTTTTTCTAAACTGTCTAAAGCGGTAGCTGGTAAATCAAAAGTAGATGATGATGTACTCGATAATCTAGAAGAGATATTAGTTTCTTCTGATGTTGGTGTGGCTACAACTTTAAAGATTATTGATAGAATTGAAGCAAGAGTAGCTAAAGATAAGTATTTAGGTACCGAAGAGCTCAATAAAATTTTAAGAGAAGAGATCGCAGGTTTATTGGCGGAAACTAATGTCGGTAACGAAACCGAATTTACAGTGCCTAAAGATAAAAAACCTTATGTTATAATGGTGGTAGGTGTAAATGGAGTTGGGAAAACAACGACAATTGGGAAGTTGGCGTCTCAATTTAAAAAACAAGGCCTGAAAGTAGTTTTGGGTGCTGGTGATACTTTTAGAGCTGCCGCCATAGATCAATTGCAAGTTTGGGCAGATAGGATAGGCGTACCCATCATAAAGCAAAAAATGGGAAGTGATCCGGCGTCTGTTGCTTTTGACACTGTTCAATCAGCAGTTAATCAGGATGCAGATGTAGTAATTATTGATACAGCGGGACGCTTGCATAATAAAGTAAATTTAATGAATGAGCTGACCAAGATTAAAAGGGTTATGCAAAAAGTTATTGATGATGCTCCCCATGAAGTATTACTTGTATTAGATGGTTCAACGGGTCAAAATGCTTTTGAACAAGCCAAGCAATTTACAAAAGCAACTGAAGTTACTTCTTTAGCGGTAACCAAGTTAGATGGTACAGCAAAAGGAGGGGTTGTTATAGGTATTTCTGATCAATTTAAAATTCCCGTAAAATATATTGGTGTAGGTGAGCAAGTTGACGATTTACAGGTGTTTAATAAAATTGAGTTTGTCGATAGTTTTTTTAAATAA